The following nucleotide sequence is from Lathamus discolor isolate bLatDis1 chromosome Z, bLatDis1.hap1, whole genome shotgun sequence.
cacagctctgccagctggacgtgctgaaagctgcctcagtgagagcctcaggcgtgggactgtccaggggtgctccagagccgacttgtcctattcgttgtctgtagggctccatcttcttccccctgccggacgggacaggcttacgctaccagctggaaggaactgctgaagcccccaggtgttcaggggccatttcccggcaggttgcgtgcaggaattcccacacggagctcatccctgtgtccaactggctgcagataccacagaggtgagtccagcccagggagtctggcctcatgagcaatccctgcagcagcacaaggaaggaagcttccagtgcctggaagcttccagtgcctggaagctccctcctgaaagcttttccctctccttggctgtgtctggccatacccacgttctgcctgtgcagagccatcctggagggctttcctccaaggggggtgagagctggcgccctgtgcccgaggcactgaggatgagagggaCTGTATTGTACCCCCGCACGATGGGTATCCTATGGGAGTCCTTCCTGTTGACCTTCACTGCGTCCTTCTCACCCGCAGGTTCCTGGTGGTTATTGAcatgctcaaaccagagaacctggaaagcagttccgtgctgcaggggtgttcatacatcgacgtgccgagctctgcgaagaaggactaccagctcaccttcttctcctacaaagaaggagtctacagggcaaaggtgagtgaggacactggtctgcagggcccttcaaggagctgttggctcactGAGAAGCTACACGCCCGTTTTCATACCTCCACGTGCACGGGtcctatgaaataccacaggtgctttctctggtcttgcactcctcctcgctgggtgctcatagccattcctggaagcagggcgctgagctcggtgggctcttccgggtctgttttcatgtgtggaatgagcagcacttccctttctgtctgattcaggtgaccttcctcaacgagacaaccggagagtacttgttccacatggtgactttcaaggtgatggctTCGGGACCCATCGGCACTGTTGAAATGAGCACCGCCGTTCGGCAGAGAGTGTCCTCCACCGTCAAGGTGGacaaccctctgcctgtcccggtgacgtttgccatcaactgcaaagtgccggacgtcagcgttccacagcactttactgttcctgcacagtcaaaggtaggagcaaagctcctccagctcactctgctctccctactcgtggccggagggggggctcttggagggtgatgcctgaaaggagccatgtggggcctctttccgtggtggcagctccctgccgatgacgtagagagggagcagtgtgcgagaatatccccagtgggaatcatcctgcgctggtggagtctgccctgctggcccctgtaACACGCCGCCACTGGGCGTCACGTGGCAGGTCCTTGTGCCATGTGCCcctcatttaatgtgttgcttccaggtgcgagtggctgcaggacaagcctgatcccgcggccaggttgtctgcagcctgcattggcaggaggtggtgtgtgccctgggggagcacaggggctttttagggtgggcagcttctggcatcatgctggagggctctgagctgttgggatctgtccctgagtgaaccgtcccccagaaggagcaaggctgtgcccgagagagagggagtcagagcggggaaggcagcccagccttcaagcgctgcctgagcagagcagggaccagctgcccccttctcaggcacacgtgttccctgcctgtgcctgacgccgtggctttttccttccttcctcccaggcggatcttgtcttggagtatcagcccctgaaaacgggtgagagcacggggcacctggtgctccagagcagcgacttgggctctctgtcttacaacctgcagctgaaagccacctcgagcaggccagagaagcccgtgtatttccgcaccacgctgggctcccgtcagaccatcaccaccaaaatacggaattttgcccagcaggagaccgagtacctcctacaggtgagcccgggctgccagggctctggctgggaggcagctcctctggccagcaccagccctctccaccagggggtccgagtgcctctggcgtggcctggcagagccagggtggccATGTGAGCCCAGGGGCCTTCCCACTAGTGTGGGCTTGTCCTCCTTGCGGGCccgtgtctgctgccctggttggagctgcttttgcaggccccgtggtgcctgggcttgcttcccgcttgcagcccaggtctggcagtcttggggcttgGGTGCAGGGTTGTTCCTGCTGGGCACGTTTGCACACTTCTCGTGCCCATTCaccgcaggcactcaccagggctaTGGTCTGGGTGGGACGGGCCAGGGCCGGGGGACCATCGTGTTCTTcccgaggcgctggctctgctgttgtgaccaaCCCCCCATGGTCTCTTGTCTCCCCTGCGCAGACCGACTGTGCCGACTTCCGGAcggcaaaatccatcagtgcggcacccgccagcgctgggggctcggagctgaatgtggaagtgacctttgagccctgccacctgggcaaagccaaggccacgctgcaggtcagctctgcactgggtgggcagtactgcatcccactcatcggccttgcgctgccccctgaaccccagggccccttcctcatcccagccggcggcaccacctccatctccttcaggaacgtCTTCCCGAGGGCCACGGCGTTCCAGTATGCCGTAAAGCACCCGGCCTTCAGCGTCAGGGCCCCCGAGATGCTGCgcgccaagagcagcaccaccatcaccgtctccttcacgggcggcccggctcctgtcaccagcaggctggtggtctcttgccctggcggctcctggatctaccacctccggggcctgccctccacccgcaagtgaccagctgcccctggcccttcccgccacgttcgtgctctctggagccaataaatttcatttagcatcctcccacacgacgtccttgtctctaaacgggagaggcatgaattcgctggatgcacagccgctggacaaggaattggctggatgactgcacacagagagtcgcggtcaatggctcaatgtgtaaacggagaccagtgacgaatggtgtccgtcaggggtcagtgttggggcagaccctgttcaacatctttgtcgctgacacagacagtgggatcgagcgccctcagcaagcttgcagacaacaccaagctgtgtggtgcagccggcgcgctggagggaagggatggcatccagagggacctgcacatgctggagaggtggccagcctcatgaagttcagcaaagccgagtgcaggctcctggccctgggtcagggcaatcccaggcacagctgcaggctgcgcagagaagtgattcagagcagcgtgaggagaaggacctgggggttggaacatgaggcgcttcagcgtgcgcttgagcccggaaaccccctgtgtcctgggctgtatcaccaagagcatgaccagcaggtcaagggaggtgatcctgctcctctgctctcatgagaccccccctgggagcacagtgtacagttctggtgtcctcaacagaaggacctagagctgttggagcaaatccagaggagggccatgaggatgctaagggggatggagcagctcctgtacaaagacaggctgagaaagctggggctgttcagcatggagaagggaaggcggggtggaggcctcatagcagccttccagtatctgaagggggcctaccagcatgctggggagggactcttgatcagggactgtatcaagaggacaaggggtgatgggcttaaagtaaaacagaggaagttcaggttagctagaaggaagaaattcttcactgtgcgggtggtggggcactggcacaggttgcccaaagcagtggtgaatgctccatccctggcagtgttcaaggccaggttggacggggcttgggcaCCATgttcttgtgtgaggtgtccctccctgtgacagggtgttggaactagaggatcttaaggtcctttccaatccaaagcgttctacgattctgttattctctaagattctttgggaaagcgcggttaagacttcagtcggttccacttaaaggtaaaaatttgagaatgaagaccttaggcccactataggagaggatctggttcaagaccgtcttaagaacctgaacgtgcacaagtccatggaacctgatggaatccatccgcgggtcctgaaggagctggcgaatgacgttgctaagctactggccatcatatttgaaaaataatggcagccaggtgaagttcccgacgactggaaaacgggaaatataacccccattttcaagaaggggaaaatggaagacgcggggaattacagacagagtctcacctctgtgcctggtaaaatcttggagcacattctcctggacagcatgctaaggcacatgaaaaacaacaaggtgcttggtgacagccagcatggcttcactaaggggaaatcctgcctgaccaatgtggtggccttctatgatggggctacagaattgatggacaagggtaaagcagttgatgtcatctacctggacttgtgcaaagcgtttgacactgtcccacacgacatccttctctctgaattggagagatatcaatttgatggatggaccactcggtggataaagaactggctggacggccgcaggcaaagagttgtgctcaatggctcgatgtccggctggagaccggtaacgattggtgtccctcagggatcggtgttgggaccggtcttactcaacatctttgtcgctgacatggacagtgggcttgagtgcgccctcagcaagtttgccagtgaccacaagctgtgtggtccggttgatacgctggagggaagggatgccatccagagggaccttgacacgcttgtaaggtgggctgatgccaaccttatgaagttcaaccatgacaagtgcaaggtcctacacctgggttggagcaatcccaggcacagctacaggttgggcaaagaagagattcagagcggccctgcagagaaggacctgggggtgctggtcgatgaggaaatgaacatgagccggcagtgtgcgctcgcagcccagaaagccaaccgtatcctgggctgcatcaaaaggagcgagaccagcaggtcgaaagaggtgatcctgcccctctactctgctcttgtgagacctcacctggagtattgtgtgcagttctggtgtcctcgacataaaaaggacatggaactgctggaacaagtccagaggagggccacgaggatgatcaggggactggagcgcctcccgtatgaagataggctgagcaagttggggctgttcagcgtggagaagagaaggctgcgtggggacctaatagcagccttccagtacctgaagggggcctatagggatgctggggagggactcttcatcagggactgtagtgacagcacaaggggtaaggggttaaaacttaaacaggggaagtttagattggatctaaggaggaaattctttcctgttagggtggtgtggaatgggttgcccagggaggttgtgagtgctccatccctggcggtgtgcgaggccaggttggatgaagccttgcgtgggatggtttagcgtgaggtgtccctggccatggcaggggggttggaactagatgatcttgaggccctttccaaccctaactattctatgattctatgaccctggaagggagcttggtCTGTCTCAGCGTTGGCTGGCAGTTGaaggttatgaaggaaatagcaggaagctctactagtgggctcctattaatgatgtcagctgtggtagagcttttgtaaggggtttcctttagttagagagcttctgccttggtgccttcagcacacaggggtgtcacgcctgaggtgtctttgcctgagctctccagtttccagctggattcgtggctggacatggtgcgggacatgttttggagtgtttccagaggctggctgcctggagagccagttagcactcggggctcatatcctccctgcctgtgttgtaaaggcccagatgatgagtgttggtttcaaagtgagggctccacgttccccgccaggcaggtgtgaggatttgctttgcctgtggccccgagtctcatgggaagcttttgtttctggcaaacgctgtgctgcaaacgtgtgaagctcctggcagctgagatgccccgggcagttgggtggccttgtgtggtgcgtgtgcccgtgtgcgcaggcttaatgggtacaaagtcatcgacgggtgctcaccagggacagcaacaggggtcaccccaaaggcaggctggccatggccctggtgtggcggggctcctcgtgggccagcaaagtaggaattaaatggttgctttgtagtcagtgcggaagcttttttctttcctgctgaagcagagaaattcttggctcatctgcggtgtctccagcaatttatgtgtcgctcacggagcgtgaccaaatgctgctgtaaggtgcactttagccctggtgcagggcttcactgcgggggagacattgaaggcgtaggggggctgcagggatccgcaaggctgtagctttagcaaggccctgcggtggccgtggaagccacgtgtggccctcgcctattgtgacgtacaggggagctgctgctgttaaatgcgagcagcagccgtggcccagtgagagcaggagttgctgagccgctgaggcaggagcaggcttgagctactgtcaggctctgagctctgcttcctcgaggcgctggtgaaaccctgccctagctggcaaagccagagcgttgaggagaggggctgggcagcccaggtgccagccctgtcctttgctgcccaggttcccctggctgttggcagcccagcagcagttagctgctgtgctggtgggcaagagccacaccgaggcgtccctgggcggctcctgtccctgcagctgcccacagctgccgagcagcgcgagggcattcaggagccaaggctgggccccgcacggaggaatcctccaggagaagcgtgaatcacccgtgctcaggtagcgtctggccctgggcagggaggaggcagctccgctggcagcagggatggggcagttgtgtgatagccggcaggatttaaacatccctgggctaagagcagggctgggcaggtagaagggcttgaacgggctctgaaattgccgtgcaacttgcagtgagggtagagacttggagctaggctgtaggtcctgcagcaaagggagccttggctgtctgaggtggggagcagggagccgtggggtggtgggctggaggggtgctgtgtcctggtggctggtttgtcctgcccctgcagggagatgtgcccgattgctccgttgtgctcctttcctgctcctctgggaggctggtccctgcaggctctggggctgtggaagagccttgctccagggcacggggggaagctgctgggctggctgggctgtggaggttgGAAGCCCTCTGGAAATAAGCGTTGTGGGGGCTATGACAGGGTTcgtttcaagtgaagtgaaatcacagctcggagaattggaacgaataaggcagttattcttaagacccggtaagaaaccactgaaacccagcttaatgctggatcatccccattaggtttctcccttgaaaaggagttatttccagctctaaatcccagctcttgctgcagcaggtcctcctgtccgtagggcagtgcagagctctggagtttcttgcaaggacagaaggaaacggtagccttgtttcctgaagccgtggagggcccggcaccacaaacacgtgccgtgctgtcgctgccttggcagtaaaggaatgaagtgattgccttgcttgcagggtgtggggagcagtcgaggggcagggaatggccatctttgcctagatgctgtcttgctgtgtacagcaagtgcacacagcagaggtgatgtggagcacagggaagcaggagggaatatcatcctggattttacgtagctctgagctaattgctcatgtgccttcgatggtttcctgcttttttcctgctgtggcagcctggagtgcctggagggagcctggagtttgggtgttaacaagtgaaaattagggcgtccttctgcatggagaaatgctcttgggcagtggggtgatttcctgcctggaaggagccgtttttgccagataatctttgtaacatgagccaggcaaagtagccttgagaaactatagttcttaatcagagtcttgaactctgtgctgacttagttagaaacatcatcaggctccttgcagagagggtgagaagtgccagtagcgcctggtgcgtctgtgtggctcgtgggactgcccccagagcaaaaggctgttttggctcagggtctgtttgttgtggggttttacgtctatgaatggagcctaaatatggtctaatcatgagtgagggtggggaggccctgtgttctccgcttaggaaggatgccagaggctggagacacagctgtgtcctttgggtgtgccaggaatggcgaggccctggcacaggttgcccagagaagctgtggctgccccatccctggcagtgttcaaggccaggttggacggggcttggagcaacctgccctagtggaaggtgtccctgcccgtggcagggggttggaactgggtgagctttaagagcCCTTCCCTGAGGTTGCGGGGTTCCAGGGTTCCGTGGGTCCAGGGTTTTAAGGTTCTGGGGTTGTGGATTgtccaactgttgcttcttccaggcgacctctgcgacatggccagtggcaagaccccccggcccatgaggtcctccagaagggcagatggattccagagcagagtggtagcatctcgtaatccgaagctggtcagagaggcagaagagtctctcaccaccaggcagaggctggccagccctcgggagatgaggcggccccgggctacccagcttcgggacatgggtgaagtctcccatcaaaaggtagcctttccctgctcttctccttgccgtttgatgtgacatttgaagagggcacgtgcttgtggcagccttgcctccagcttacccaagcagcttggtgatgaggtcctgttgtcatttccaactggtggtggtggagttctttctgctgggggaaaggcaaaaaacacatttctccaatgagccattgaagtcctggtctgcacaaaggcagtggaacctctgctgcagtgggtgggttttgctgggcagagaagagtggatgcgctttgcctggatcagtgttctcttaggtggatgttcaaagctgcttttcttgcaggactgctcagtctaacacacagtccaggtgggtggatgactgaggtaggctgttgagcagaaagctgccagcaagagacctgatgtagcacatcggttacgggttgccccaggcagcacaggaggtgggaacacgtaagacgggtgcccaaataactggcagtgctacagctactgggctcggcctgagcgtggcttttgtggagaagcgggagagctgcctgtgtctctcgagtgacagcagtgcagctgggagaggggagagcaagcagggaggaattatctccaagtactgcctctgctgggtcagcgtttggtctttgcgtgcatttttcagagctgcttctgcagcggtgttcaagaaacgagcagtaagagaatacagtgaagcatcaacttaaagctcgtggggaaaggggatacgaattgcagtctagctcaagttgccccgtgatgctgagacttcagctgaaacttcatccccatccagcattcacctcatttgtctgtttccctcctgccctgttactttcttgttggcctttcctccctggtactggtgtcttccgactggtttctcgggtctgcatcaaaaaaccaaaaagatatttgggatgcgtgggactcagtctcgctgtctcagagggaagttcacctgcaaattgtttcctgtggaggctcctggaaactcctgggttttgcttgctccctgagtgctcgtgactgttccagcaagcgtctggagctgagtgagccccttagcagagggctctgctggaggtgggcgctgctttgccttttggagaaggcagcctggagaaacagtctgcaaaagagcttcttagcttgaggctgctcaacatggtccagaaacgttttgtgagctgagagcggaggtgggtgggctcccatctcctagtgtgagctgggcagatgtactcaccaagagactgtatttactggagatcagtgtgggatcttcattcgttaatctttctcccagcagctgaagctctctctgctctgtcttgcatctgcagttctcagcagttggcctggaccagaggttgttccagccgttcccatccgaggtggtgtttgagaactACGTTCCACGCCAGTTCTACATAGCGGCGCTAGCTCTGAGGAACATcgacagggtaagtgctgggctgtggaggctgagcactgggctggaggaggagagcagtggaattcacgtggtgtgcagcagagcaagttacctgctgcagcgcagcgcatccagaataaaatgtctcagcagcgtgattctgcaagatgggggaaatgttgccatgctggggattctgccgctggttttggccgcgcactggtggtaactaagccaaaggagctttctgagccagcatgcttccccttgaaagccctggactgatgggaatgtcgagggctgggcagtgcttgcctgctgtcatgctttaccgtgagtgtgcaccatgtcccggtggctccttggttaatcctggtttctggcagggcatgtttccctctctcagcctgttgagccccctgtgtgcaactccgtgtcaaagcacagggcttgagttttctccactttgtgctggagtaagttgtaactcctggcattagcactccaggctgagtgttttggaagagcaggagaaacaggctggcttagcagcagcagttaaaggggAGGACTTGAGGTGCCACTTGAGGCTCCTGCTAAGCTTAGTTcggttctgctcaggtgtttctaagccagcgtggctgtgctttctctttggagaatcccagcacaggcagggtaatgtgctcctgaaggtctccaacttgaacgggaaagattgtgatcctgttgagatttcctaagaaaaatgagcagggagaagttgagaagtggcagcaactttgttctgctctgctgtagagggggaaatggagaccttttgaatttcagctggggaaacgtttgctccagtgaggcatgtgccaagagcaagctggtgggaaaagacaggagggaggaaaggggctgagttcAACGTCCTGTCGCGGAGCGCTTTCTTCCGCACAGGGATTCTCTTGGTACGTAAGAggaagtgtgctggaagcagagaaaggtgagaaacaggcgtaattcaggatccggttgtgtaagaaagagcaagacgtgtgtgtgagaggagggcacagcggggagcgggggggaggtggaagtgtgcaggtgaattaacgccctcctcaaatctccctgttgggagaaacaaaggaggggacaaaaggagtgacaccgtcagggcttaatgtagggggaggaacagcaagagaagtcagagtatctcctgagataacaggttttacagggacgtggtagagcatggaagagcctttggcaaggaaggatgaaggtatggtccctcagttactcccagagagtactgtgtcattcctggtgtagcttgggcatactgggaagttgcaatgtgggtacctatgcccaagggacaccactggtgtggttcacagtgactttgggcaatctttgctgcaggtgtgccctttgcttattaaaatgggcctcagcttctcttttcctactgctctgcttcattcccactgtgccttttggcttcagctgctccctcatccgtgcagctcctcagaatgtttgcctttgccaagtaccagcaaagaggcaaacagtgaatttgctctattcgtgcttcccaagtggaaaacaacacctgcgttgatgttggtgccattcccaataaaacgtaatagactggtaacagctgcagcttgggatttctatgccctgtgaaggggaggcagtgtgtgaactgttgattttacccaaaatgaatcagttgtgaagctggtacaacctcaggcgtcggagagccctggtgtaaaaggcagatcagctctaaggaaaacccttggcatatttaaatgcacaaagatagagatgctaatcccaagagagttcattatgttctaattttgctgggttttggtcatgtcctggagaaaaggaacattgtgctctgtctcacgagtttcccacattcctcggaatcctactgatgtatcctgcgtggtagctgaggttgtctgctccctaaaactgcagctagcagcaatgtgtaacagaggcaaagtgtaatcgagcccaataggtgctctgtattcactccgatacggaagtgctgcactctatgcttactgctcttgcctacttgctgtcgaattgctttcctgtcttcaggctgctcctcagcaccctcagaggcatcctgggtggctcttgctgaagatctttgccACCTGGGCTCACGTGCCAAGGGACTTGGCAACCAGAatgtgtggctgcagtgggaaatgggctcctggagcttgctgccccagggcattggtgggagcaaagggtgtttagagcgtccagggctgccttggccatgggtcaccaggcttgggtcaggggtgcagaatgagcctccattttttccaaggctcgtcgtgttcatcagtggagctgcctgccattcaaagtctccttgttatgctttctgagatgagattgggtgctggggcgttgctgcctgtgtgctagagaatgtctgtttgctgtctccg
It contains:
- the LOC136005891 gene encoding hydrocephalus-inducing protein-like, translated to MKVDKHLPASEHDKLREEMRPAPCVFEVLPSAGTLAPGQQCHVQVRFSPTEEKCYRGELQIQICQSSQRLRVPVLGCGLEPRLELSPAELELGPLLPQSHGEEGTVVGSLVSLDQDQLSFGAVVWQSYTCRRVVMRNAGDAGTLTFSCNVREKQSQTILLSNPSSEAWTLQPIVEGKYWKGPEFIHLEARQKEKAYQVTYRPLTMSCGNKKHQGSIFFPLPDGTGLRYQLEGTAEAPRCSGAISRQVACRNSHTELIPVSNWLQIPQRFLVVIDMLKPENLESSSVLQGCSYIDVPSSAKKDYQLTFFSYKEGVYRAKVTFLNETTGEYLFHMVTFKVMASGPIGTVEMSTAVRQRVSSTVKVDNPLPVPVTFAINCKVPDVSQPLKTGESTGHLVLQSSDLGSLSYNLQLKATSSRPEKPVYFRTTLGSRQTITTKIRNFAQQETEYLLQTDCADFRTAKSISAAPASAGGSELNVEVTFEPCHLGKAKATLQVSSALGGQYCIPLIGLALPPEPQGPFLIPAGGTTSISFRNVFPRATAFQYAVKHPAFSVRAPEMLRAKSSTTITVSFTGGPAPVTSRLATSATWPVARPPGP